Proteins from a single region of Scleropages formosus chromosome 22, fSclFor1.1, whole genome shotgun sequence:
- the LOC108918455 gene encoding semaphorin-3F-like isoform X1: MCIERDKQSLRLTKKAPCDPATMSTYAFLLLFSLCLSGSRSHLHATPRVHLTFKELLETKTIRPFSFSFNTSDYRILLMDQDQGRLYLGSREYLVALDMQNVNKEPLIIHWPATSQRKGECRMTGKGEQGECANFVRLIEPWNRTHLYTCGTGAYRPICTFINRGWKAEDYVFRLVPGYVDSGKGKCSYDPNQENIATLINGNLYAGVHVDFMGTDPAVFKTMGDTPAIRTEQYDSRWLNEPVFIQIRQIRDSSERNDDKLYFFFREKNLDAVGGASPSVLSRVGRICLNDDGGQKSLVNKWTTFLKARLVCSVIGEDGVETYFDELRDVFIQPTHDERNPVIYAVFTIAGSVFKGSAVCVYSMADIRNVFNGPFSHKHGHNYQWTPYSGKIPYPRPGTCPGGTFTPGLRSTKEFSDEAINFVRTHPLMYHAVYPLHKRPLVVRTGVDYRFTTIAVDLVDAVDGRYEVLFLGTDRGTVQKVIVLPKDPSTMEELILEEVEVFRIPTPVKTMKISSKRQQLYVSSEAGLTQVSLHRCAVYGKACSDCCLARDPYCAWDGDTCAPFTPATKRRSRRQDIKHGDPLRQCRGYNAKVENRLKETVQFGVEGSSAFLECRPRSPQATVKWLFQKDMKSKRKALHRDREILRTAQGILLKSVSQADGGLYHCLATENKFKHTVARVALRVLNREIVEALTSPDSPVDHQHPYPPPPPPPPPQTPSPKLELQFMDHYCQSYWQQPRRTSRRHVEDQTLKHSH, translated from the exons agctgctggagaCCAAGACCATCAGGCCTTTCAGCTTTTCCTTCAACACAAGTGACTACCGCATCCTCCTCATGGACCAGGACCAGGGCCGCCTGTACCTTGGCAGTCGCGAGTACTTGGTGGCTCTAGACATGCAAAATGTCAACAAGGAGCCCCTCATT ATCCATTGGCCTGCCACTTCCCAGAGAAAGGGGGAGTGTAGAATGACAGGAAAAGGGGAGCAG GGAGAGTGTGCCAACTTTGTGCGTCTGATCGAGCCATGGAACCGAACACATCTGTATACCTGCGGCACTGGGGCCTACAGACCTATCTGCACCTTCATCAACCGGGGCTGGAAAGCTGAG GATTATGTCTTCAGGCTGGTTCCTGGGTATGTGGATTCAGGCAAGGGAAAGTGCTCCTATGACCCCAATCAGGAAAACATAGCCACCCTTATCA ATGGGAATTTGTATGCAGGGGTTCATGTTGACTTCATGGGAACAGACCCAGCTGTGTTCAAGACCATGGGTGATACACCAGCAATCAGAACGGAGCAATATGACTCCAGATGGCTCAATG agCCAGTATTCATTCAGATCCGGCAGATTCGAGACAGCTCAGAGAGGAACGATGACAAGCTCTACTTCTTCTTCCGTGAGAAGAATCTGGACGCAGTGGGCGGAGCTAGCCCCAGCGTTCTTTCCAGGGTGGGACGCATCTGCCTG aatgatgATGGGGGTCAGAAATCACTGGTGAATAAATGGACCACTTTTCTGAAGGCACGGTTGGTTTGCTCCGTAATTGGAGAGGATGGTGTGGAGACCTACTTCGACGAACTCA GAGATGTTTTTATTCAGCCCACTCACGATGAACGCAATCCTGTAATTTATGCCGTCTTCACTATTGCCGG CTCCGTGTTCAAAGGCTCGGCAGTTTGTGTGTACTCCATGGCCGACATCCGAAACGTTTTCAACGGCCCGTTCTCGCACAAGCACGGTCACAACTACCAGTGGACCCCCTATTCTGGCAAGATCCCATACCCTCGCCCTGGCACT TGTCCTGGAGGCACCTTCACCCCAGGGCTGCGCTCCACAAAGGAGTTTTCTGATGAGGCCATTAATTTTGTGCGTACACACCCCCTCATGTACCACGCTGTGTACCCGCTTCACAAGCGCCCCCTCGTGGTGCGCACAGGGGTGGACTACCGCTTCACTACCATCGCAGTGGACCTGGTGGATGCAGTGGATGGGCGCTACGAGGTTCTTTTCCTGGGAACTG ATCGTGGAACAGTTCAAAAGGTGATAGTTCTTCCAAAAGATCCAAGCACCATGGAAGAGCTCATTTTGGAAGAAGTGGAGGTTTTCAGG ATTCCAACTCCAGTTAAAACGATGAAGATATCATCTAAAAGG CAACAGCTGTACGTTTCATCGGAGGCAGGGCTCACACAGGTGTCCCTGCACAGGTGTGCTGTCTATGGCAAGGCCTGCTCTGACTGCTGCCTGGCCCGGGACCCATACTGCGCTTGGGATGGGGACACCTGTGCCCCCTTCACACCAGCCACTAAGCG GCGGAGCAGAAGGCAAGATATCAAACACGGAGACCCCTTGCGCCAGTGCCGAGGCTACAACGCCAAAG TTGAGAATCGCCTGAAGGAAACGGTTCAGTTTGGCGTTGAAGGCAGCAGTGCATTTTTGGAATGTCGGCCCAGATCTCCACAGGCAACTGTGAAGTGGCTTTTTCAAAAGGACATGAAGAGCAAGAGGAAAGCG CTCCACCGGGACAGAGAGATCCTGAGGACGGCCCAGGGCATCCTGCTGAAGTCGGTTAGCCAGGCTGACGGTGGGCTCTACCACTGCCTGGCCACTGAGAATAAGTTTAAACACACGGTGGCCCGGGTGGCCCTGCGAGTCCTGAACCGTGAGATCGTGGAAGCTCTCACCTCCCCCGACAGCCCCGTTGACCACCAGCACCCgtatcccccacccccaccgccccctcctccccagaCTCCCTCGCCAAAGCTGGAGCTCCAGTTCATGGACCACTACTGCCAGTCATACTGGCAGCAGCCCAGGCGCACTAGTAGGAGGCATGTGGAGGACCAGACACTGAAGCACAGTCACTAA
- the LOC108918455 gene encoding semaphorin-3F-like isoform X2: MDQDQGRLYLGSREYLVALDMQNVNKEPLIIHWPATSQRKGECRMTGKGEQGECANFVRLIEPWNRTHLYTCGTGAYRPICTFINRGWKAEDYVFRLVPGYVDSGKGKCSYDPNQENIATLINGNLYAGVHVDFMGTDPAVFKTMGDTPAIRTEQYDSRWLNEPVFIQIRQIRDSSERNDDKLYFFFREKNLDAVGGASPSVLSRVGRICLNDDGGQKSLVNKWTTFLKARLVCSVIGEDGVETYFDELRDVFIQPTHDERNPVIYAVFTIAGSVFKGSAVCVYSMADIRNVFNGPFSHKHGHNYQWTPYSGKIPYPRPGTCPGGTFTPGLRSTKEFSDEAINFVRTHPLMYHAVYPLHKRPLVVRTGVDYRFTTIAVDLVDAVDGRYEVLFLGTDRGTVQKVIVLPKDPSTMEELILEEVEVFRIPTPVKTMKISSKRQQLYVSSEAGLTQVSLHRCAVYGKACSDCCLARDPYCAWDGDTCAPFTPATKRRSRRQDIKHGDPLRQCRGYNAKVENRLKETVQFGVEGSSAFLECRPRSPQATVKWLFQKDMKSKRKALHRDREILRTAQGILLKSVSQADGGLYHCLATENKFKHTVARVALRVLNREIVEALTSPDSPVDHQHPYPPPPPPPPPQTPSPKLELQFMDHYCQSYWQQPRRTSRRHVEDQTLKHSH, from the exons ATGGACCAGGACCAGGGCCGCCTGTACCTTGGCAGTCGCGAGTACTTGGTGGCTCTAGACATGCAAAATGTCAACAAGGAGCCCCTCATT ATCCATTGGCCTGCCACTTCCCAGAGAAAGGGGGAGTGTAGAATGACAGGAAAAGGGGAGCAG GGAGAGTGTGCCAACTTTGTGCGTCTGATCGAGCCATGGAACCGAACACATCTGTATACCTGCGGCACTGGGGCCTACAGACCTATCTGCACCTTCATCAACCGGGGCTGGAAAGCTGAG GATTATGTCTTCAGGCTGGTTCCTGGGTATGTGGATTCAGGCAAGGGAAAGTGCTCCTATGACCCCAATCAGGAAAACATAGCCACCCTTATCA ATGGGAATTTGTATGCAGGGGTTCATGTTGACTTCATGGGAACAGACCCAGCTGTGTTCAAGACCATGGGTGATACACCAGCAATCAGAACGGAGCAATATGACTCCAGATGGCTCAATG agCCAGTATTCATTCAGATCCGGCAGATTCGAGACAGCTCAGAGAGGAACGATGACAAGCTCTACTTCTTCTTCCGTGAGAAGAATCTGGACGCAGTGGGCGGAGCTAGCCCCAGCGTTCTTTCCAGGGTGGGACGCATCTGCCTG aatgatgATGGGGGTCAGAAATCACTGGTGAATAAATGGACCACTTTTCTGAAGGCACGGTTGGTTTGCTCCGTAATTGGAGAGGATGGTGTGGAGACCTACTTCGACGAACTCA GAGATGTTTTTATTCAGCCCACTCACGATGAACGCAATCCTGTAATTTATGCCGTCTTCACTATTGCCGG CTCCGTGTTCAAAGGCTCGGCAGTTTGTGTGTACTCCATGGCCGACATCCGAAACGTTTTCAACGGCCCGTTCTCGCACAAGCACGGTCACAACTACCAGTGGACCCCCTATTCTGGCAAGATCCCATACCCTCGCCCTGGCACT TGTCCTGGAGGCACCTTCACCCCAGGGCTGCGCTCCACAAAGGAGTTTTCTGATGAGGCCATTAATTTTGTGCGTACACACCCCCTCATGTACCACGCTGTGTACCCGCTTCACAAGCGCCCCCTCGTGGTGCGCACAGGGGTGGACTACCGCTTCACTACCATCGCAGTGGACCTGGTGGATGCAGTGGATGGGCGCTACGAGGTTCTTTTCCTGGGAACTG ATCGTGGAACAGTTCAAAAGGTGATAGTTCTTCCAAAAGATCCAAGCACCATGGAAGAGCTCATTTTGGAAGAAGTGGAGGTTTTCAGG ATTCCAACTCCAGTTAAAACGATGAAGATATCATCTAAAAGG CAACAGCTGTACGTTTCATCGGAGGCAGGGCTCACACAGGTGTCCCTGCACAGGTGTGCTGTCTATGGCAAGGCCTGCTCTGACTGCTGCCTGGCCCGGGACCCATACTGCGCTTGGGATGGGGACACCTGTGCCCCCTTCACACCAGCCACTAAGCG GCGGAGCAGAAGGCAAGATATCAAACACGGAGACCCCTTGCGCCAGTGCCGAGGCTACAACGCCAAAG TTGAGAATCGCCTGAAGGAAACGGTTCAGTTTGGCGTTGAAGGCAGCAGTGCATTTTTGGAATGTCGGCCCAGATCTCCACAGGCAACTGTGAAGTGGCTTTTTCAAAAGGACATGAAGAGCAAGAGGAAAGCG CTCCACCGGGACAGAGAGATCCTGAGGACGGCCCAGGGCATCCTGCTGAAGTCGGTTAGCCAGGCTGACGGTGGGCTCTACCACTGCCTGGCCACTGAGAATAAGTTTAAACACACGGTGGCCCGGGTGGCCCTGCGAGTCCTGAACCGTGAGATCGTGGAAGCTCTCACCTCCCCCGACAGCCCCGTTGACCACCAGCACCCgtatcccccacccccaccgccccctcctccccagaCTCCCTCGCCAAAGCTGGAGCTCCAGTTCATGGACCACTACTGCCAGTCATACTGGCAGCAGCCCAGGCGCACTAGTAGGAGGCATGTGGAGGACCAGACACTGAAGCACAGTCACTAA
- the LOC108918404 gene encoding sodium-coupled neutral amino acid transporter 3-like isoform X2: MEMEKLPNGNHYNSEDLSPEKINLEDEREGAEEEREEFLPHKSEGQKQNAFTDAEGKTSFGMSVFNLSNAIMGSGILGLAYAMSNTGIILFTVLLTCIAVLSSYSIHLLLKSAGVVGIRAYEQLGYRAFGHPGKVAAACIITIHNIGTMSSYLFIVKSELPLVIQAFLGLSSKSGQWYLQGDYLIIIVSIVFILPLAVMRHLGYLGYTSGFSLSCMMFFLISVIYKKFNIPCPLETEIFTNHSDNSTTEDICEAKLFTINQEAAYTIPILAFAFVCHPEVLPIYTELREPTRRRMQNVANISIVAMFVMYFLTAVFGYLTFYATVEAELLHTYIQVDPLDTVILCVRLAVLMAVTLTVPVVLFPIRRAVQQLLCPEKPFHWARHIGIAVCFLFLVNLLVIYVPNIRDIFGLIGATSAPSLIFILPGIFYLRIVPNDKEPMNSRPKIQAACFAALGFLFMVMSLTFIFIDWASGESHNRGGH; the protein is encoded by the exons ATGGAAATGGAAAAGCTTCCAAATGGTAACCATTACAACTCAGAGGACCTCAGCCCAGAGAAGATCAATCTGGAAGATGA ACGTGAAGGCGCTGAGGAAGAACGCGAGGAGTTCCTGCCTCACAAGAGCGAAGGGCAGAAGCAGAATGCCTTCACAGAT GCTGAGGGAAAAACGTCCTTCGGTATGTCTGTGTTCAACCTCAGCAATGCCATCATGGGAAGCGGAATTCTAGGGCTGGCGTACGCCATGTCAAACACCGGCATCATCCTTTTCAC AGTCCTGCTGACGTGTATTGCTGTTCTGTCCAGCTACTCCATTCACCTTCTGCTGAAAAGCGCCGGAGTCGTGG GAATACGTGCGTACGAGCAGCTGGGCTACCGGGCATTTGGCCACCCAGGAAAAGTGGCGGCGGCTTGCATCATCACCATACACAACATCGGAA CCATGTCCAGCTACCTCTTCATCGTAAAGTCTGAACTGCCCCTGGTCATTCAGGCCTTTCTGGGCCTGTCGTCCAAATCTGG GCAATGGTATTTACAAGGGGATTACCTAATCATCATCGTCAGCATAGTTTTCATCTTGCCTCTTGCAGTGATGCGTCACCTGG GGTACCTGGGGTACACCAGTGGTTTCTCCCTGTCCTGCATGATGTTCTTTCTCATCTCG GTGATCTATAAAAAGTTCAACATCCCATGTCCTTTGGAGACGGAGATCTTCACGAATCACTCCGATAACAGCACAACGGAGGACATCTGCGAGGCCAAATTATTCACCATTAACCAAGAG GCGGCCTATACTATTCCCATCCTGGCGTTTGCCTTCGTGTGCCACCCTGAGGTGCTGCCCATCTACACGGAACTTCGAGA acccaccagaagGCGCATGCAGAACGTGGCCAACATCTCCATAGTCGCCATGTTTGTCATGTACTTCCTCACGGCTGTGTTCGGCTACCTCACCTTCTACG CCACCGTGGAGGCGGAGCTCCTGCACACCTACATCCAAGTGGATCCGCTGGACACGGTGATTCTCTGCGTGCGTCTGGCTGTCCTCATGGCCGTCACTCTTACCGTCCCAGTGGTCCTCTTCCCG ATCCGAAGAGCCgtgcagcagctgctgtgcCCCGAGAAGCCGTTCCACTGGGCGCGACACATCGGAATCGCGGTCTGCTTCCTGTTCCTCGTCAACCTGCTGGTCATTTACGTGCCCAACATCAGAGACATCTTTGGCCTCATAG GGGCCACGTCTGCACCCAGTCTGATCTTCATCCTGCCAGGAATATTCTACCTCCGTATCGTCCCCAATGACAAGGAACCAATGAATTCGCGACCGAAGATTCAG GCTGCTTGTTTTGCAGCCCTGGGGTTCCTCTTCATGGTGATGAGCCTGACCTTCATCTTTATCGACTGGGCAAGTGGAGAAAGCCACAATAGGGGTGGGCACTGA
- the LOC108918404 gene encoding sodium-coupled neutral amino acid transporter 3-like isoform X1, with protein sequence MEMEKLPNGNHYNSEDLSPEKINLEDEREGAEEEREEFLPHKSEGQKQNAFTDQAEGKTSFGMSVFNLSNAIMGSGILGLAYAMSNTGIILFTVLLTCIAVLSSYSIHLLLKSAGVVGIRAYEQLGYRAFGHPGKVAAACIITIHNIGTMSSYLFIVKSELPLVIQAFLGLSSKSGQWYLQGDYLIIIVSIVFILPLAVMRHLGYLGYTSGFSLSCMMFFLISVIYKKFNIPCPLETEIFTNHSDNSTTEDICEAKLFTINQEAAYTIPILAFAFVCHPEVLPIYTELREPTRRRMQNVANISIVAMFVMYFLTAVFGYLTFYATVEAELLHTYIQVDPLDTVILCVRLAVLMAVTLTVPVVLFPIRRAVQQLLCPEKPFHWARHIGIAVCFLFLVNLLVIYVPNIRDIFGLIGATSAPSLIFILPGIFYLRIVPNDKEPMNSRPKIQAACFAALGFLFMVMSLTFIFIDWASGESHNRGGH encoded by the exons ATGGAAATGGAAAAGCTTCCAAATGGTAACCATTACAACTCAGAGGACCTCAGCCCAGAGAAGATCAATCTGGAAGATGA ACGTGAAGGCGCTGAGGAAGAACGCGAGGAGTTCCTGCCTCACAAGAGCGAAGGGCAGAAGCAGAATGCCTTCACAGAT CAGGCTGAGGGAAAAACGTCCTTCGGTATGTCTGTGTTCAACCTCAGCAATGCCATCATGGGAAGCGGAATTCTAGGGCTGGCGTACGCCATGTCAAACACCGGCATCATCCTTTTCAC AGTCCTGCTGACGTGTATTGCTGTTCTGTCCAGCTACTCCATTCACCTTCTGCTGAAAAGCGCCGGAGTCGTGG GAATACGTGCGTACGAGCAGCTGGGCTACCGGGCATTTGGCCACCCAGGAAAAGTGGCGGCGGCTTGCATCATCACCATACACAACATCGGAA CCATGTCCAGCTACCTCTTCATCGTAAAGTCTGAACTGCCCCTGGTCATTCAGGCCTTTCTGGGCCTGTCGTCCAAATCTGG GCAATGGTATTTACAAGGGGATTACCTAATCATCATCGTCAGCATAGTTTTCATCTTGCCTCTTGCAGTGATGCGTCACCTGG GGTACCTGGGGTACACCAGTGGTTTCTCCCTGTCCTGCATGATGTTCTTTCTCATCTCG GTGATCTATAAAAAGTTCAACATCCCATGTCCTTTGGAGACGGAGATCTTCACGAATCACTCCGATAACAGCACAACGGAGGACATCTGCGAGGCCAAATTATTCACCATTAACCAAGAG GCGGCCTATACTATTCCCATCCTGGCGTTTGCCTTCGTGTGCCACCCTGAGGTGCTGCCCATCTACACGGAACTTCGAGA acccaccagaagGCGCATGCAGAACGTGGCCAACATCTCCATAGTCGCCATGTTTGTCATGTACTTCCTCACGGCTGTGTTCGGCTACCTCACCTTCTACG CCACCGTGGAGGCGGAGCTCCTGCACACCTACATCCAAGTGGATCCGCTGGACACGGTGATTCTCTGCGTGCGTCTGGCTGTCCTCATGGCCGTCACTCTTACCGTCCCAGTGGTCCTCTTCCCG ATCCGAAGAGCCgtgcagcagctgctgtgcCCCGAGAAGCCGTTCCACTGGGCGCGACACATCGGAATCGCGGTCTGCTTCCTGTTCCTCGTCAACCTGCTGGTCATTTACGTGCCCAACATCAGAGACATCTTTGGCCTCATAG GGGCCACGTCTGCACCCAGTCTGATCTTCATCCTGCCAGGAATATTCTACCTCCGTATCGTCCCCAATGACAAGGAACCAATGAATTCGCGACCGAAGATTCAG GCTGCTTGTTTTGCAGCCCTGGGGTTCCTCTTCATGGTGATGAGCCTGACCTTCATCTTTATCGACTGGGCAAGTGGAGAAAGCCACAATAGGGGTGGGCACTGA
- the apex2 gene encoding DNA-(apurinic or apyrimidinic site) endonuclease 2, which yields MKIVTWNINGIRAFKGGVKKALDVLDADIVCLQETKVTRDLLDERTAIVEGYNSYFSFSRGRSGYSGVATFCKDSATPVAAEEGLTGLLTSHDGAVGCYGDQNGFSAEELQLLDNEGRAVITQHKVKCEDSEETLTVLNVYCPRADPEKPERKQFKLHFYRLLQARAEAILESGSHVIVLGDINTSHKPIDHCDPADVENFQDHPGRKWLNSFLIGECKEESCSNVEEDEEAHQVSQTHGSGGRFVDTFRYFHPTRSNAFTCWSTLTGARQTNYGTRIDYIFADRVLVETRFLEADIMPEVEGSDHCPVQGHLRCIQVPGSKCPPLCTRYLPEFAGKQQKLSRFLVKVDQQASRGSTDSLPSSQESGETCENQNPVESFSCGKRKGLMPEPSASKSKKSKTKRCTGKPQGNLLEFFKPKPDRAALPSLNDCGRGSKSSGPAHPLSLGDATLNKLDPAVGGGGGHNGANRTRDTGEEEPLRGGTALEEDGCGSSANRKALPLEEDGGAGSSAAGGSLGFWKSVLRGPPQPPLCKVHQEPCVLRTVKKAGANMGRQFFVCARPQGHASNPQARCNFFAWVDKGK from the exons ATGAAGATTGTCACTTGGAACATTAATGGCATTCGAGCTTTCAAAGGCGGAGTTAAGAAGGCGTTGGATGTGTTGGACGCTGacattgtgtgtctgcaggagACCAAAGTGACAA GAGACCTGTTGGATGAGAGAACTGCGATTGTAGAGGGGTATAACTCATATTTCAGCTTCAGTAGAGGACGCAGTGGGTATTCAG GGGTAGCGACGTTTTGCAAAGACAGTGCCACCCCTGTAGCTGCGGAAGAGGGACTTACAGGCCTGCTTACCAGCCATGATGGTGCTGTGGGGTGCTATGGCGACCAGAACGGTTTTTCTGCCGAGGAGCTCCAGCTGTTGGACAATGAGGGAAGGGCTGTGATCACACAACATAAAGTAAA GTGCGAGGACTCCGAGGAGACCTTGACTGTGCTGAACGTGTACTGCCCACGGGCCGATCCCGAAAAACCCGAGCGTAAACAGTTCAAGCTGCACTTCTACAGGTTGCTTCAGGCACGAGCCGAAGCTATTTTGGAATCGGGGAG CCACGTGATTGTGTTGGGCGACATTAACACCTCCCACAAGCCAatagaccactgtgacccagcTGATGTT GAAAATTTTCAGGACCATCCTGGAAGGAAATGGTTGAACAGCTTCCTTATTGGAGAATGTAAGGAGGAGAGCTGTAGCAACgttgaggaagatgaagaggcTCACCAAGTGTCTCAGACACATGGGAGCGGGGGAAGATTCGTAGACACCTTCCGCTATTTCCACCCGACCCGTTCCAACGCCTTCACTTGCTGGTCCACCCTCACCGGAGCTCGGCAGACAAACTACGGCACAAGAATCGATTACATCTTTGCCGACCGCGTGCTGGTTGAGACCCGGTTCCTGGAGGCTGACATCATGCCAGAGGTGGAGGGGTCAGACCATTGCCCGGTTCAGGGACACCTGCGCTGCATCCAGGTGCCCGGCTCGAAGTGCCCGCCGCTGTGCACTCGCTACCTGCCGGAGTTCGCGGGTAAGCAACAGAAACTGTCTCGTTTTCTGGTCAAGGTGGACCAGCAGGCTTCTCGAGGCTCCACGGACTCCCTGCCTAGTTCCCAAGAATCGGGGGAAACGTGTGAAAACCAAAATCCTGTCGAAAGCTTCAGTTGTGGGAAACGCAAAGGATTAATGCCAGAACCTTCCGcatccaaaagcaaaaaaagcaaaacaaaaaggtgCACGGGAAAGCCTCAGGGGAACCTTCTGGAGTTTTTCAAACCCAAACCTGACCGGGCTGCGCTGCCGTCTTTGAACGACTGCGGACGCGGATCGAAAAGTTCGGGCCCGGCTCACCCTCTGAGCCTTGGGGATGCGACCCTTAACAAGCTAGATCCCGctgtggggggaggaggaggacacaaTGGGGCCAATAGGACGCGAGACACAGGGGAGGAGGAACCGCTCCGTGGCGGTACCGCGCTCGAGGAAGACGGATGCGGGAGTTCGGCAAACCGCAAAGCCCTCCCCTTAGAGGAAGATGGAGGCGCCGGGTCCTCTGCGGCCGGGGGGTCCTTGGGATTTTGGAAGTCGGTGTTGCGTGGCCCGCCGCAGCCCCCGCTGTGCAAGGTGCATCAAGAGCCGTGCGTCCTAAGAACCGTCAAGAAGGCAGGAGCGAATATGGGCCGCCAGTTCTTCGTGTGCGCCCGGCCGCAGGGCCATGCCTCCAATCCCCAGGCTCGCTGTAACTTCTTTGCCTGGGTGGATAAAGGCAAATAA